GCATTTTGTGTCGTATTTCGTGCTCTCACTTCGAACGTTCTCGTTGTTTTTCTTTAAGCAAATGTCTGTCGTCTACCTTCCTtaacttttaaagcgaagctctctttACCCCTTCTCAGGGGTTTGTCGTTCAGCATCATTTCTTCATTGGTGTAGGCACTGTGATGGTGTAGCGGACGTAGTCCACgtggtttggacctgtcctagCTTTGCTGAGCCAGATAGATGTAGAGAATTCTGGGAGTCCTTGCtatactcaacgaagaagaaaatgctcaacgacaagtcatcggtctcgccctgaccgccgccgcgtcccaagggctCCCGgccgacggttagggaggatgagcgTGGGTTCacgctgaagcctctaccccgtcatctatttggcgggtgcaaataaagtcacttctctctctctctctctcattgggTAGttttatgaatatatatatagccaaatttgTCCAGAAGGTATAAGTGTTGCATGCTGTCTTACTGAAAGTACGTAAAGTTATTTCAAGCACTGTGTGTATGTCACTGGGTTTATGTAACCCAACAGACAACTTCAGCACTGGGTACGTGGAGCTGGGTACTTGAGGCATGGTATGTGCCCATTCTCGGGCAATGCCCCAACATAGATGTGCCACCCTCACACAATGATTATAATTAATTGTCTATGTTTGCCCGTAGTAATATCTAGAGGGCGCACACATTGTCGAAGTGTTCGACAACGTTCGAACAAGGGGCGTTTCAGGCGGAAGCCATCGTTTCGACAAGGCCCCTTGTAGAAGCGTTGGGTCCAGCCTTGAAACACCCCTTGTTCCACCATTCTTGAACACTTCATATGCACATGTTCCTGTGAACCTATCTTGTTTGGCCACATtgctgactttctttttttttttggtaccgTAGTAGAAAAGGCAAATCTCCCAATCTGTCACCGATATTTCGACAGGGCGACTTCTCTCCACCTTGGCGCAAAAACCCAACTTCCTTGCCTTTGCCAGAGCCTTGTCAAGTGTATTCCTCTTGGTGTTACCCAAAATGACCTTAGTGAAGACACTTTCCATACCACTGTCAAACTATTTTCACACATTCGACTAGAAGGCATGCTTTCGCCTTGACGAAGACCAGTTTAATCACTTAGGTCACAGCTCCAGAAAGGAGTATTGCCGTGCGCAAaagtttcgacaaggggacttagCTTCACCTTGTCGAATACGAGTTCTCTCGTCTACAAGTGGTTCTGCCTTATCCTTGACGGAGACAAACTTATTGTCGAAACGTTGACACCGGAGTGACACCTTCATCTGCTATTAAATTCTTTTGCTGAATGTGCTGTAAATTACCGTGCACATCATACAGATCTACCTGCTAAAATACCACACGGTGCCACCTTTGTCATAAGTTCTGCTCCTTTATTTGTTTTTATcagcttctgtttttttttctgtttttctgtttTCATGTAGATTGTGGAATTGTGCAACCTACTTATCCTCGAACCCTTCTGTTACTTGCTttaccttcatcatcatcagcctatattttatgtccactgcaggacgaaggcctctctctgcgatctttTGCGATCTTTACCTTATTGATACATAAATATAGGTATCATTGATATCTTTTCAACGTTCATTTCATTCTATACCTCACAAAAAGTCATCGATGCGCTATCAAACTTGAAGTAATAATCATCCAGACATAAATTTTAGCCCTTAAGCATAGAACTCTCCATAAAGTGCATAGCTCGTGTAATATAGCATCATGAAGAAACTAAGCTCAAAGAATCACCTGTGATTCAGACAATTTATTTGAATGACGCGCACTGTCTCCTGAGGTATACGGTACCCGAAGTGTACGGTCCCCTAAGTACAACCCTTTACTTTTTGGTTCAGGCGAGGGAAATCTAAGGCTATCGTTTCGATAAACAAGGCAACCTAGGAAGTAACAGGTCTGCGCTCTGAGATTTTTCGCAAGTTTCCCACAATCATCTAGCATGTAATCTATATAAAATTTAATGCCGTAAGTGATCGTAAGCAAGCAGCTGCGGGCTCTCGCTTAAACGTTTTGTACGAATGCTCGCGCATCGTTAATGGTGATTTAGGCTGCACAATAAATCTTAAAATAGGGGAGTACGGTGCTAGTTGTGGATATACGATGCACTTCCCATGTCTATTACTTGCGTTATGTGCACCGTAACATCATTTAGTAAAGGAATCCGACACAGCTACAAAATTGTAAGAAAATCGGCGAGAAAAGCAAGGCCACGCCGTACTTCTATTTTGGAGCTGTTCCCGTAGGAAACGTAGTCAGAATACACTACGCTTCTTATTTTTTAACTGAATTTTGTCATGAAGTTCTCACAGGTACGTTTGCTGTAAATACAAGCGTCAAAATCTTCCTTGTGTGTACAGCAGACACCACTTAAGTCCGAGAATGCCAATTTTTCCTTCCCGCAGCCAACTCCAGGAAAGCGAGCTTTCTGTCTTGCAACCGCGTTATGTAAGAAAGCCACCACAGCGGAGCAGCCGTTTATTCGCGACGCAGGATAACGTTGGCGTACTGGTACCTCGAGCTTCTCGCCTCAGGACACTAAATGCGAAGTGTTGTACGGTTAAACTAACTACTCTTATTCTAAGCTATGCACCTAGTTCTTCAGACTGCCACGTTTTAAAGCCCTTCAGAAATAACTTTTCGGTGAGTCAGCGAGCACTGTTATttgatgcacttttttttttttttcacttcgtgGAAATCAAACAGCACGCTTCGGTGCAGGTTTCTCGGAAGCTTTCGTTTATTTTCCCAAGCTTTGTTACAAGCAAAGCGAGGATATACACAAGtcatgaaataaagaaaagagaagTAAGGGATATACAAAGCCACTGAACTCCTACGTATGAACTGCCGaagtccaagaaaaaaaaaatgaagccctATGAATGATAACGTGTGCGCGCATGAGGTAGCCCCAAATGTGTGCTTTCTTTAAAGCCCATTTCCCGATAATACAAACGAGCAGCTACAGCGCCTACAGCTTGTTTTGTCCGCAAAAGATACGGTTCGTCGTGCCTTTCCATTTTATCTCCCTTGATCCCGCGAAAGTGCAAAACCGCAAAGCGTTTTGTTTTTCAATAACTTAAACATTTTATTAACGACAACAACCAATGACTCTTGGCCGGCTGCGTAGACCAACGCAAGCCGGGCACTCTTGCAGTCCTTGTCCCAAGGGCCGGTCTTCTGGCGGGACCATCCATTCAGTATTTGTTTCCTAAGTGAGGTGGTACCTgcagtaaaaattaaaaaaaaataaagcaaacatGTCAGTCATCTGAAGACAACATCACCGTCCTGCGGATCCCAACATCAAAATTTCAGCTGCTAACTATAACATCAGTTTATCTGGTTCCTATATCATATTATGCGGCATGCAGTTTTAGGTGTTCTCACCGTGGAAGGGTAACATGAGCATCCCAGTGTGCATAATTGCTTCCCCTTATAGTCGCCGTGGAGTAAAGAGTACAACACTCAACAGCCTGATCCTCGTCCATTATAATTTTCATAAGAGACCTGTCCTTTATCCTATTGTTCATTTTTGTCAGACTGTTAGGTGATACAATGCGAAGCCATATTAGCCACAAATTAGGCAAGTCATTCGGCAATACAGCTCATTATTCAACTAAGTTTACGGGAGACCTGCTTCAAGCTGCTGTACCAACACGGCGATCATGTGCTTGCGGTCAATACTTTGCGTACGCCACCAATGCAAAACCTTAGGGTAGAGACGCTTGGGTAGAGACAACCGTATATAGTCCAGGACAGGGCACTATTCCGGACACTCGAATTCCGTCACGTTGGCTTTTCAAGCTAATCGGAAAGGCCGTAGCACCCAACAATAGCTGACACGTGGCCGATTACAAGTAGCGAATCCGATTTATAAAGCGAAATTTGACGGTGCCCCGAGAACCGCACCCCAAATACCTTCCAACTTGAGACAGACGTACCGCTTAGTACTTCTTGAAGCCAAGACCATAGCCGCCGTAGCCGCCGAGGCCGTAGCCGTGTCCGTAGCCAagaccaacaccatagccaagaCCAGCGCCATAACCGCCATAGCCGAGGCCAACACCGTATCCACCGACGGCGACGGCTGGAGCGGCGACAGCCACGGCGGgagcggcgacggcgacggcagcggcGGGGCGGGCGACAGCGACGGGAGCAGCGACAGCGCGGGCGGTGTAGCTCACGCCGTGGTTAACGTGGCTGGCGTAGGAGGAGCCGACGAGGGCGGCAGAGGGACGGGCGTAAGCCACAGCAGGGGCGGCGACGGCGACCGGGGCGGCAGCGACAGCGACGGGAGCGGCAGCGACAGCGACACCGTGTCCGTAGCCGCCATAGCCGAGACCACCGTAGCCGAGACCACCGTAGCCGAGGCCGTAACCGTGGCCATAACCGTGGCCGCCGTAGCCGCCACCGAACAGGCCGAGGCCACCGGCGTTGGCGACGGCGATGAGTCCCAGAAGGGCAACGACGGCCTGCGAAAGGAAACGTTGGAATGATCATTGCTGTTGCGAAGTGCAGCAGCGTGAAGAAAACGACTACAGCTCTGACGCCTCACGACTGTGTAGACTCGAGCGCTACGCAAGTTGGCGATTTTTAAGCTTGTACGCTATTGAAGTTTGCGCTCGCAGTGCGACCGTCTTTGAGTGGTGCGTCATTGTTGAACGTTAAGCTTAAGAAAACTGGAAGTGTGTGACTTCCTGAAGCGTTTTCAGAGAAACGCGAGCAGTAGAAGCTAGAAAGGGAAAAGCATGAAGTCTGAATAAACACATGATGAAGGTGGTAATTCTACGGCCGAAGCTATCTTTCTTAATGTATATTTGGGGCACGGCGGCACATATAGCTCGCCGACATCAGTTTCCCACAATACAGACGCACGCCTTACTTCTGCACAGTGACTAGAAGAAACAAAGTCGAGATTTGTCCGCAAGTCCGAATCTGGCATTCAAGGTTAAAGGCCCTACGACACAAGTAAGCGTGCCCCGCGTATGCCAAACGTAATTTGAAATATCTGCGATATGCGTAGATTTTGCTTTTGTCTTTGTAATCCTACACCGCGCCACATAGAAGGAAAGCTTGGTGGCGGCATCCGACTTTCCTCGACTTAAGCTTCACGAGTTTCGGGTAATGAGTGACCGTCAATCCTTTCTTGGTGTTCCGCGACCAACCCGAAACCTCCACGGGCCCCACCGCACCAGCAATCCTCGGCCCGGCGTGTAGATAGAGAACGTTCTTCGGGGCAGCCGGCACAACTGCGGCAGCGAATTGTACTTACGAAGGAGTTCATGGTTGGCTTGTTACTCGTGGACTCGAGAAGACCAGTGAGTTGTCCCGCCGTCCGCCGGCCCCTTATATACTTCGGGCGCACACAGCACACCTTTTCCGCCTCACAGGCGAGAATGAGGGGGGTCAGTGAGACTGACCGTAAGAGAGAGGGCAAGGGGGGAAGTAGTCGCACCCTTCCtccccacacacgcacgcacaccttCTCCTTTCGCTTGACCCTAAAGCTCCGCGCGCACGCGGTCCGGCAGCCAATGATCTCGGCCAGGGATCGCAGTGGTGAGCGGAAGGGGGGAGCCGTTAAAGGACGCCGCACGAAGCAAGCCGCCTTGGGCGTGTCGCACGCCGGCGAGGCAGCGCGGATGAGGAGGCAACGGACGATACACGCTCGCGCTGGCCGCACCGCCGACCACGTCCGCCGCTCGTGGCCAAGGTCGTTGATGGCGgtggcgttcctttcgtttccACATGGCCCTGCGGCAGGACGCCGCTTCTGGCCAGAGGCGGCCGCAGAATGAGGGGGGCGAGGACGTGGAAAGGAGGCCGATCAGAGGTTGTGAGGCGGGAGATTGGTGCATTCCGGCATTTTACTGTGTAgggcggtgctttttttttttctttaattgcagAAACTCAACACCTCGACAACCGGTTGCCGGAAAATTCAGTAACGCAGAAGTGGTTGTGTCACGTGCTACGCACGATCGGGTCTTGACCAGACATCTTTCTAGGCTACCTTCTGCGAGGTTGTCTGTATGAATGTACTCGCGAGTGCGTGTGCGCGTATGTTCCACGAGTGCTCACAACTGCAACTGTAGCTAGGGCCCGAGTCACTAGAAGAAGCTAGTGTTACATACCTTCAGGAAGTTTGGTCCAGTTGACTAATCTTCTGCTGCTTTACCACTTGGAAGGGTAATGGTTTGGGCTAGTTGTTTCTACGCAAGCATGGTACCACTCGCTTTGATCGCTGCCTGGTGAAATGCAACGTGTGTGTGCTCCAAGCGACACAGTGCGTTCTTCAAAGCACGTGTCCCATGGCCTGACAAATTTATTAGTTGACCGGGAAAGAAGCACTCGTCTGTCTCTATGTCCGTCTATCTTCACTTAAATCTTTGTTGTCGCAGTAGTACatactacatttttttttaagaTAGCGCTCGCTCTTTTTTCTCTTCTACTGTCTCACTCGCCCTGTTTGTATTCCTTTTCTTTATTCGTTCTTGCTGCTTGTTCTTTCTCCCATCATTTATCCCCAACAGCCAGCGCGCGTAATTACGTCAagagcgaataaaaaaaaatctagagAAGGGGCACCACCGTCTACGTAACGGCCCGCTCGTTCCGTGTGCCAGAACGGTGCCACGCACAAGCCTCCGCACGGCCGCTCGTTTGTTTCGGAAGC
This region of Dermacentor silvarum isolate Dsil-2018 chromosome 5, BIME_Dsil_1.4, whole genome shotgun sequence genomic DNA includes:
- the LOC119452374 gene encoding cuticle protein 64-like, producing MNSFAVVALLGLIAVANAGGLGLFGGGYGGHGYGHGYGLGYGGLGYGGLGYGGYGHGVAVAAAPVAVAAAPVAVAAPAVAYARPSAALVGSSYASHVNHGVSYTARAVAAPVAVARPAAAVAVAAPAVAVAAPAVAVGGYGVGLGYGGYGAGLGYGVGLGYGHGYGLGGYGGYGLGFKKY